Part of the Allofrancisella guangzhouensis genome is shown below.
GAGTAAACAGAGAACTTTATCTATAATAAAGCCTGATGCTGTAGAAAAAAATGTTATAGGTGAGATTTATAGTCGTTTTGAGAAAGCTGGTTTAAAAATAATCGCTGCAAAAATGAAGCATTTGTCAAAAGCAGAAGCCGAGGGTTTTTATGCTGTACATAAAGAAAGACCATTTTTTAGTGCTTTGGTTGAATTTATGATTTCTGGAGCAGTTATGATTCAAGTTTTAGAAGGTGAAAATGCGATAGCAAAAAATCGTGAGTTAATGGGAGCTACTAATCCTAAAGAAGCAGCAAAAGGTACAATTAGAGCTGATTTTGCAGACAGTATAGATGCTAATGCTGTACATGGTTCTGATGGTGAAGAAACAGCGGCTCAAGAGATCAAATATTTCTTTAGTGATACGGAAATATTTGGCTAATGTTGTATATCTGTTTTATTTTAGGAGGATAGTAGTTTATGAGTTGGTTAACTAGGGTAATAAGTAGAAGTTTAGGGCTAGATGCTCAGAAAAAAGATTTGCCAAGTGGAGTGTGGAGCCAATGTCCAAGCTGTCAAGTGACATTATATTCTGAAGAGTTAAATAATAATAAATCAGTATGTCCTAATTGTAACTATCATTATAGAATTTCTGCTAGACATAGACTAGATATATTTTTTGATCAACGCAGCACTGTAGAGCATTTTGCTAATATAGAACCTGTAGATATGCTTAAGTTTAAAGATACAAAATCTTATAAAGATAGATTATCACAAGCTCAAAAGAAGACTAGTGAAAAAGATGCTTTAGTAGTTATGGACGGTACTGTAGAAGGTTTCCCAGTTGTAGCAGCGGCATTTAATTTTATGTTCCTAGGTGGTTCTATGGGATCCGTGGTGGGTGAAAAATTTGTGCGAGGTGTTAAGCTTGCGATGGAGAAAAAAGTACCGTTTATATGTTTCACAGCAAGTGGTGGTGCTAGAATGCAAGAATCCTTATTTTCTCTAATGCAGATGTCAAAAACTAGTGCTGCCTTACAAAAGTTAGCTGAAGCTAAACTACCGTATTTAGTGGTGCTAACAGACCCTACTACAGGTGGAGTATCAGCATCCTTAGCTATGCTTGGGGATATACACATAGCTGAGCCAAAAGCTTTAATTGGTTTTGCTGGACCTAGAGTTATAGAACAGACTGTGAGAGAACAACTACCAGAAGGTTTTCAAAGAAGTGAGTTCTTGGTAGAAAAAGGTATGGTTGATATGATCGTAGATCGTAGAAATTTAAGAACAGAAGTAGCGCAGTTAATAGGTAAACTGATGCCGGGGTTTGCAAAACATAATTCTTACTTTTTAGAGCATAAGCATACTGAGCATTCACAAGCTTAAGAAGAAATCCAAAAATGAGCATTGAAACCAAAATAGCTAAAATTATGGCTAATGATGCTCCTAAATGTACTCTTATAGATATTCTATTTATTCTTGATAGCTTTAATTTTAACAAAAAATTTCAAGTTATAACTATAGCTGGTACCAACGGTAAAGGAACTACTGTGGCAATGCTTGAAAAGATGTTTGTTGCAAATAACAAAAAAGTATTAAGCCATACATCTCCACATGTTTTTAAATTTAATGAAAGGATATCTCTAAATAGAAGTCCTATTTCTAGTAGTCAGTTACTAGAGTTATTGGAGAGGTTAGAAGAGCTAACAGTAAAATATCGTTTATCTTATTATCAGATAGCTTTTCTATGTGTCTGTTTATATTCACAAAAGATAGTAGGTCTTGATTATCTGATATTAGAGGTCGGTGTGGGAGGTAGATTGGATGCTGCTAATATTATTGAGCCAGATATATCTGCTATTACTAATATAGATTTTGATCATTGTGAAGTTTTGGGAGATACTTTAGATAAAATAGGCTTAGAAAAAGCTGCTATAGCTCGTAAACAGAAACCTCTTTTTTTAGGTTCAAAAATGCCTGATAGTGTTTATGAATATGCAAGTGTTATAGAAGCTATAATCTACGATAAAGACTATAATCCTAAAACAAAAAATTGTTTTCGTGATAGTTATAATATAGCTATGGGGATAGGTGATTATTTGCTAAAGAAAACACACATTACTTATATTCCTATGTTAGAGGATATAAGGGCCAGAGCCCGTTTTAATGTACTTAAAAATGATAAAGAGAATAATAGTTATGTAGTAGTCGATGTTGCACATAATCCAGCTTCTGTGGAGTATTTGTTTAAACTCTTAGATAATAAATTTGGCTCTAAGGCTATTAAATATGAAGCTATATTTGGTGTATTAGCAACTAAGGATATTAACACGATTGTATCTATAGCTAAAAAACATATTTATAAGTGGGAGATTGTAGACCTTAAAACTTTTGACCAAAGAGCTCTAGATATAGATAATATAAAACAAGTGTTTAGTAACCACGGTATCATTCGGGTTGATTTTAATAAAGATTTGGGTAGTGTTTATTTATCAAAGAAAGATACTGTAACAGTAGTTTTTGGGTCATTCGTGCTGGCAGGGGAATTTATAAAAGAGTATGAAAAAAATAGTTTCTAATGAAGAACAGATGCTAAGCTTAGCTGCTGAATATTCTAAAAACTTACAAACAAATAAAATAATTTTTCTACACGGTGATTTAGGATCAGGTAAAACAACCTTTGTAAAAGGTGTTTTAAAGGCACTAGGTTATAAGGGTAATGTAAAAAGTCCGACCTACACCTTGGTTGAGAGTTATGAGTTTAAAGATTTTAGTATTTACCATTTTGATTTATATAGAATTTCTGACCCTGAAGAATTAGAGTGGATTGGAATCAGAGATTACTTTAATGAAAAAAGTATATGTTTTATAGAATGGCCAGATAAGGGCAAAGACTTTTTGCCAAAAGCTTCGTCAAATATTTATATAAAGCATCTAGCGGAAAAAAGAGAAGTAGAAATTTCTTAAATAATTGAAGTATATTTTTATGGAAATATTAGTCATTACTATATATCATTATATTAAGTTGTTTTTAATGCCAGCTAAGTTAGAAGGAAAGTCTCATGAAAGTTAAGTTTTTAATTTATTTTTTGGGTTTGTTGTTGTTTGGATCATCTTATGCGACTTTAGAAAATTGTTATCAGGATGGAGTAGGTGAGAAATATGCTCAGGCTTTAGAAAATTGTCAACCATATGCTGAAAAAGATGCAAAAGCTACAGCAATATTAGCTCAAGCATATATTCAGACAGACCAAAATAACAAATTAGCTTTAGAATACGCTTTATGGGTAGTAGATTTTTACAATAAAAATGGTATACCAAGTAGTGGAGATGGTTTAAAAAATTACTATAGCTTAATGTATTTGATAGGCGAAATGTATTATTTTGGGGCTGATGGTGTAAAAATTAATCGCGCTAAGGGTTTTGAGTATATTAAGAAATCAGCAGAGTTAGGGTATATGGTTGCGCAAAATCAATTAGGGAATCTTTATGCTAGGTCTGGAGGAAATCCGTGGCCTAATTTTGCCCAAGCATTTAAGTGGTATAAATTAGCGGTAGCTAATGGAAGTTTGATGGCCAGAGATTCTTTCTTGATTAAAAAAGAGGATAGTTTTGTTAAATTATATCCATATTGTATAGCTCAAGCTAGAACATTTATTGGTGATGCTTATATGTCTGGTACAGGAGGGTTACCAAAAGATAACACTATCGCGTTAGAATGGTATAAAAAAGCTTACGAGCTTAATCATATATCACCAGTTGAGGTTGGATTAGCAAATGTTTATCTAGCTAAAGGAGATAAGCAAACAGCTTCAGTGTATGCTAAGCAAGCAATAACTCAGCCTTTTGCTCCAGCTTTTGTTTTGGCTGCCGAGTTAACTCAAGATCCTGTAGAAAAGTATACTTATTTATCTGTAGCGATTGATTTGTTTAAAAAGCCTAGACTGGGGTATTGGAAGCAGTTTAATGAGTATTGTATGCCGAATCTCTCAAAAGATGGTCTAAAAGATGCTCAGACTAAATTAACGACAATTAAACTACCTGAAAATCAGGCTCAAGCAGCTGATCAAAAAATAAAAGCGATAGAAAGTCAGTGGACTACTAGTATAGCTTCTTCAGCTAG
Proteins encoded:
- the ndk gene encoding nucleoside-diphosphate kinase; translated protein: MSKQRTLSIIKPDAVEKNVIGEIYSRFEKAGLKIIAAKMKHLSKAEAEGFYAVHKERPFFSALVEFMISGAVMIQVLEGENAIAKNRELMGATNPKEAAKGTIRADFADSIDANAVHGSDGEETAAQEIKYFFSDTEIFG
- the accD gene encoding acetyl-CoA carboxylase, carboxyltransferase subunit beta, with product MSWLTRVISRSLGLDAQKKDLPSGVWSQCPSCQVTLYSEELNNNKSVCPNCNYHYRISARHRLDIFFDQRSTVEHFANIEPVDMLKFKDTKSYKDRLSQAQKKTSEKDALVVMDGTVEGFPVVAAAFNFMFLGGSMGSVVGEKFVRGVKLAMEKKVPFICFTASGGARMQESLFSLMQMSKTSAALQKLAEAKLPYLVVLTDPTTGGVSASLAMLGDIHIAEPKALIGFAGPRVIEQTVREQLPEGFQRSEFLVEKGMVDMIVDRRNLRTEVAQLIGKLMPGFAKHNSYFLEHKHTEHSQA
- a CDS encoding bifunctional folylpolyglutamate synthase/dihydrofolate synthase encodes the protein MSIETKIAKIMANDAPKCTLIDILFILDSFNFNKKFQVITIAGTNGKGTTVAMLEKMFVANNKKVLSHTSPHVFKFNERISLNRSPISSSQLLELLERLEELTVKYRLSYYQIAFLCVCLYSQKIVGLDYLILEVGVGGRLDAANIIEPDISAITNIDFDHCEVLGDTLDKIGLEKAAIARKQKPLFLGSKMPDSVYEYASVIEAIIYDKDYNPKTKNCFRDSYNIAMGIGDYLLKKTHITYIPMLEDIRARARFNVLKNDKENNSYVVVDVAHNPASVEYLFKLLDNKFGSKAIKYEAIFGVLATKDINTIVSIAKKHIYKWEIVDLKTFDQRALDIDNIKQVFSNHGIIRVDFNKDLGSVYLSKKDTVTVVFGSFVLAGEFIKEYEKNSF
- the tsaE gene encoding tRNA (adenosine(37)-N6)-threonylcarbamoyltransferase complex ATPase subunit type 1 TsaE: MKKIVSNEEQMLSLAAEYSKNLQTNKIIFLHGDLGSGKTTFVKGVLKALGYKGNVKSPTYTLVESYEFKDFSIYHFDLYRISDPEELEWIGIRDYFNEKSICFIEWPDKGKDFLPKASSNIYIKHLAEKREVEIS
- a CDS encoding tetratricopeptide repeat protein: MKVKFLIYFLGLLLFGSSYATLENCYQDGVGEKYAQALENCQPYAEKDAKATAILAQAYIQTDQNNKLALEYALWVVDFYNKNGIPSSGDGLKNYYSLMYLIGEMYYFGADGVKINRAKGFEYIKKSAELGYMVAQNQLGNLYARSGGNPWPNFAQAFKWYKLAVANGSLMARDSFLIKKEDSFVKLYPYCIAQARTFIGDAYMSGTGGLPKDNTIALEWYKKAYELNHISPVEVGLANVYLAKGDKQTASVYAKQAITQPFAPAFVLAAELTQDPVEKYTYLSVAIDLFKKPRLGYWKQFNEYCMPNLSKDGLKDAQTKLTTIKLPENQAQAADQKIKAIESQWTTSIASSASSN